A single genomic interval of Cydia splendana chromosome 10, ilCydSple1.2, whole genome shotgun sequence harbors:
- the LOC134794564 gene encoding uncharacterized protein LOC134794564 — translation MDLSKDEVFTLINAYRSQRVLWDTNHKGYFNKHIKTRAWQIVADAVGVDLENAKRKMASLLGSFRREKSRGKRINKNDPTSPLQYKSDWFAFKAFSFLLDPALNPVKLDSGITQQEISNNFENDNEDDENGTIASQYEHVYLTPDTVVSDVPQDTTIAEFPKPITPRTKRSSSSHHENSECPAKRDYREPHTPNESVRKDATAKFAKYLEAKLNLFNPTASAILIHKINQLIFEAEMSSISQPHSFSMASVSPKSNWTSSPPHINPLVQIEVSRYDEDDEDRKDGVVNTP, via the exons ATGGACTTGAGCAAAGACGAAGTGTTCACTTTGATCAACGCATACCGAAGCCAAAGGGTACTATGGGATACGAATCATAAAGGATATTTCAACAAGCACATCAAAACAAGAGCGTGGCAGATAGTAGCTGACGCAGTTGGCGTTGACTTGGAAAATGCGAAGCGGAAGATGGCTAGTTTGCTTGGGTCGTTTAGGCGAGAGAAATCTAGAGGAAAGAGGATAAATAAAAATG ATCCAACAAGCCCCCTGCAGTACAAATCCGATTGGTTTGCCTTTAAAGCCTTCAGCTTCTTACTCGACCCAGCACTGAATCCCGTCAAATTAGATTCTGGAATAACTCAACAAGAAATAtcaaataattttgaaaatgacaaT GAGGATGATGAAAATGGAACAATAGCATCTCAGTATGAACACGTTTACCTGACACCAGACACAGTCGTCTCCGACGTTCCACAAGATACTACAATCGCCGAGTTCCCCAAACCTATCACGCCCAGAACAAAACGATCCTCGTCATCCCACCACGAGAATTCAGAGTGCCCAGCGAAACGAGACTACCGAGAACCGCACACGCCAAATGAAAGCGTACGAAAAGATGCGACGGCAAAATTTGCAAAGTACCTAGAAGCCAAGCTAAATCTCTTCAATCCGACTGCCAGTGCGATACTGATCCACAAAATCAATCAGTTGATCTTCGAAGCTGAGATGAGCTCTATATCACAGCCTCATTCTTTCTCCATGGCCAGCGTATCGCCCAAGTCGAATTGGACGTCCAGTCCTCCCCATATTAACCCGTTGGTTCAGATAGAAGTTTCTAGATATGATGAAGATGATGAAGATAGGAAAGATGGAGTAGTAAACACACCTTAA